CTGCTGTTATTCTTACTGCTACATGTTATTTTCAGTTATAGAGTCTAATAGAACTTAAGGGTACAATTGTTAGGTGACAAGAGATAAGTCACGAACATTTGGATTTGTAATTTTCTGTATTTTGAAATTGTTGTGATTTGTGAAGGTTATTTCCAAAAAGTGTTAAGGAACCAGATAAGTTGCTTAAGGAATAAGTTATATGATTTGGTTATTATTTAGGAACAGAATATACTACTGTATTTTATTCTCATTCCTTTTTACCTTTTCGTAGATTTATTAGTCTTCTACAATGTTTGAAATAGAACAAATACCTTCCCCAATATGCATAGAATAGCGGTCATTAATTGCTCATGAGGCTTTGATACAAGGCATATTGCATTTTATTTGGGTTTAtaagaaaaactgcagcaactTAGTCAACTTTTATCATTCTTCTCCATAGATGGTGCCATTACAACTTTATATTCTCTCTCTACCTAATCTCTCTCTTGGACACAAATACAGACACagagtgagaggagagaaggagagggagactgCTTTAGAATTAAATTTCATTGCGAAAATggttgatttaaaaaaaaatagtgtgacaCCATTCAATGTCAAAGTTAACTAATTCAACACTGGAGGCTTGTTTTAAGTTATCAAGTTTTTGAAAGAACAGTAGACCATGTTAGATCAGTTAAAGAAGATGAATAATGGTTTGAggatcactaatgatagcaatGTTGAAAGGGCAACCATTTAATATGGTGGAACAAAGTTTTGAGAAAGCTGATCCAATTAAATAAAGCTCAGTTAATGTGATCCGACCTCTATTAATCTGCCAGAGAAGCaggaaaatttaaaaatgaTGATCAAGGATCATGAGGTCCGCATGGTCTAAATTGATGAGATTATTGAAGAAAGCGACTACAAACTTAATTGTAGTCAAGGTATGCGGTACCAactgtaccgacgtaccggtgggcattgataccggtacggtaccgaaccaaaccgagccgaaccggtactgtaccgatggggctaaaagccaaaaaaaattggagCCGGTATGGACtgttcggtacgggccggtaccggccgtccggttcggtaccgaaatatgtagctgtaccgtaccggtagggtccggtaccggtatgtaccggccggtaccggcccgtaccgaccggtacggcagaccatgattGTAGTAGCTGTAGGATCACCATTCACTATATTGTCCCAGCTATTCCATGatcgttttaattattatgAGTTGGCTCTAACTTCGTGGTAGCGCACCCTAATCAATGATCACGATCAACTACTTTTAATTATTTAAAGAGACAACATTAATCTCCATCATAAGAGTTGATATGTGAAGATAGCATTTGCTGACATGACCTTTGGGAAAGATGCATTCAGTGACAATAAGTTGATGTAAAATAGAAGCTAGGCTCAGAAACTGCATTAGTTTTGGTTTTATCATACTAGATGAGTTTTGGTTTTTCGTGTGACTGATTTTTATCCTACTCTTAACAATTCTTTTCTGAAAAACTAAAAGAGGCTCAGAAAaatatgttgaatttaaaaaaaCGTAAAGAAATTGAGATACGAAATAATTGCAAATTTATTTTAAAGTATATAATACTTTTGGAATGGATCTAGATGAAatcgaagaagaagaaagagattcaagaagacagagagaaagaaaagcacAGCAAACACAAATTTACATGGTTTGGCTACAAGCATACATCCACAGGCAAGGATGAAGTAGAGATTCCACTATAATCAAAAGGGGGAAGCATAGAGCTACCTCTCAGCAAACCCTAATCCCATTACACCCAGTTTCACCTGCCTTACCAAAACGAGGCAAAAGAAGATAGATATCAAAAATCCTAAGCCCTTCGCTACCACCACTGACCTCACAAAATGTGCTCAATCAGTTTTCTTCTCAAATTTGTCAAACTGAATCATTGGGCCGGTGGATCAAGGAAACTGTTTGAGGCATTCTTTTTTGAGGGGATATACCACTTTTGGCCTTGGATGTACCATTTGGAGTTTGATATGTTTTTCAGTTCTTGTCTTGGTTGCTGCCAATTGGACATGACAATGGATATATTGATGAAATTTGAGCTTGGGGATACCCAAGTTTATGATATATTTAATATGCTAAACTTGGAATATTAAAATGGTTTCAAATCTTCTCAAAATTTGCAAGGTTAAAGTTTAATCTAGAGAAAATGATTTCCCaatttttcaaatatgagaagttatgaaaaatTATCATCAACAACCTATATGTACAATATATTTGGCCACAAATATATTCTGTCCTGCAACCCTAAAATGGTCTCCAGTTTTGGATTGGTTCCCCTTAAAATTGTAACTTTTGTGTTTCATAATTTCCTGTGAAACTTCAATCATGGATAGTGCATCAAGTCGGAGTTTTTATGAGCTTTTCTTATTGATGCTTTAATGATGAACTAAAAGCCATTCTCAACCATGTCATTTAAATATtacatcttgattcttgcagaCAAACGACTATTGTGCTGTTCCACAAGAACTGAAAGATCAAGTGAGTGAAAGATACCCTGGAGCAAGGCGAGCAGTATTAAAGACTGGCGGTGATTTTCCATTTCTTTCTCGCCCGGATGAAGTTAACTTATACCTTCAGGTACTTTAGCACCctgcatttttttatttcatcTTGCACATTTATTTTGGCTTGCTGTCTGCTCATGACCAAAATCTCACAGCTTCATCTGAGACGCGTAGGAGTCGAAGCAAAACCAGATCTCCTGCAAGGCATTTCAAGAGACGGTGGTTCCGGGGGATCTAGTGATGAGAAAAAAGGTGGAGGGAACTTGGATAAGCCCCCAGAAGAGCATGGTAGCCCTGGGGCACATGATGGTGGTGGTCATCAGCCTCAAGCTTCGGGATCTGAAGTCCATGGTTTGGATGATCAGATCTTGACTAATAGAGAGATTACCAGCATGACCCTTGGGACTTTATCCTTTCTCATGCAAGCACCATATATCCCATATCTCCTGCAATTCTTCATGGGTGCATTATACATTACTTGGAAACGGTTGCCGAACATTCAGAATTTGCGTAAAATATGAAAGTCATTTGCTGAATGTTACTGTTCTCCAGCTCCTGTGAAAAATATACCATCTCGTTAGGGTGGTTGGAATGTTATTCTTCCAGAATGGCTTAACATATAGGCTCCCTTTTGTCCTTTCCATTTGCCTTTGGAGATTACCTTGGTCGTTGATGCCATGAGTGCATGAATTGCTCATTTCTCTTATCTAGGAAAACCACttatattatgaaatattaatttcttttttttcttgtattcAATTTTGTAAAAGAGCTACTTGATGAGAATCCTGTAGTGGGGGTGTTGAATGTATGATTATGTTATGATCATCAACTCTGGACATGTAGCAATGTGCGCAAATTACAGCCAAAGTCCACGGACTACGACAGTTATGTGGACATTAATGGCCTGTTTGACAAATGCAAAAGGATTGGGCTGGATTTTTTACAGGATCATGGACCAGAGTTTATTGAAGGCCTGTATCACCCCAATCCTTTTCCGTCCAAATCCtatgggagaaaaaaaaaaaaagaagaaggatctccattttttttaattctgcAGTTCAACAAACTCGTAGGCCGGATTTAGGCCAAAACTAGGATGCGT
This is a stretch of genomic DNA from Phoenix dactylifera cultivar Barhee BC4 unplaced genomic scaffold, palm_55x_up_171113_PBpolish2nd_filt_p 001505F, whole genome shotgun sequence. It encodes these proteins:
- the LOC120108705 gene encoding maspardin-like isoform X4 gives rise to the protein MSLSLKGYRVISIDIPQVWNHHEWIHAFEKFLDTINVHHVHLYGTSLGGFLAQIFAQHRPRRVKSLVLSNTFLETHKFAAAMPWSPLVSWTPSFLLKRHILTGIHDGPHEPFIADSVDFVVGQVEKLSREDISSRLSLNVNVTSVGPLLLPDSLITIMDTNDYCAVPQELKDQVSERYPGARRAVLKTGGDFPFLSRPDEVNLYLQLHLRRVGVEAKPDLLQGISRDGGSGGSSDEKKGGGNLDKPPEEHGSPGAHDGGGHQPQASGSEVHGLDDQILTNREITSMTLGTLSFLMQAPYIPYLLQFFMGALYITWKRLPNIQNLRKI
- the LOC120108705 gene encoding maspardin-like isoform X5 encodes the protein MSLSLKVWNHHEWIHAFEKFLDTINVHHVHLYGTSLGGFLAQIFAQHRPRRVKSLVLSNTFLETHKFAAAMPWSPLVSWTPSFLLKRHILTGIHDGPHEPFIADSVDFVVGQVEKLSREDISSRLSLNVNVTSVGPLLLPDSLITIMDTNDYCAVPQELKDQVSERYPGARRAVLKTGGDFPFLSRPDEVNLYLQLHLRRVGVEAKPDLLQGISRDGGSGGSSDEKKGGGNLDKPPEEHGSPGAHDGGGHQPQASGSEVHGLDDQILTNREITSMTLGTLSFLMQAPYIPYLLQFFMGALYITWKRLPNIQNLRKI